Within the Terriglobia bacterium genome, the region CGGTGACATTGGGAGAATCGTGATTTCTTGACAGATGTATACGGTTTGCTAAAATCTTAGTCAGAAAGCCCGCGTCCATGCGTTCCCTGGCGCTGACTTGGGGCGAGGCAATTGTGGTAAACCGCAATGCGGCAGCAATGGCCGCAATAAGTGTTTTGGTGCTGCTTTACAGCGGTACTGCCATACAGGGACAACAAGCCCCGAAAAAATGGCAGGCGCCCACTTTCCGTGTGGGGGTCGAAACCGTCTTCGTCAAGGTGTCGGTGAGCGATCCGCTGAATCGATTCGTGACCGGCCTCGAGAAGGACAACTTCAAGATCTACGAGGACAAGGTTCAGCAGACGATCGACTACTTCACACAGGAGCCGGCGCCGGTCAGCGTAGGCATCGTATTCGACGTCAGCGGCAGCATGAAGGATAACAACAACATCCAAAAGGCCAAAAACGCCATCGTCCGCTTCCTCGAAACAGGCAATCCCGAAGACGAATACGCCCTGATCACTTTCAACGAGAGAACCTCCCTGGTTCAGAATTTCACTCATCAGAGCTCGACGGTGCGGAGTGAAATCGCGCTCAAACAGGCCGGCGGCCGAACCGCCGTCTATGACGCCGTTTATATGGGGCTCGATCAGATCAAAGCCGGGAAAAACGAAAAGAAAGCCCTGATTCTGATCACGGATGGCGAGGACAACAGCAGCCGCTACTCCATTTCCGAGGTGCGCGAGTTTGCCAAAGAATCCGACGTCCAGATATATGCCGTTGGGGAACAGGGTATGTTGGGCTACGGACGCTCTTTAATTCAAGGGATCGTTTCCTTGACGGGAGGGCGGGCTTTCTTCCCCAACAACTTCAACGAGCTCGATTACTACATCGACCTCATCCATGCCGAACTCCGCAACCAGTACGTTCTCGGTTACAGCCCCTCAAACAAGGTCCACGACGGCAAGTGGCGAAAGATTCAGGTCAAGCTCGATCCTCCTCCAGGCCTGCCCAAGCTGAGCGTTCATGCCAAAGAAGGGTATAATGCCCCCAAGAATTGACGCCCGCAGCTGCGTTCTGGCAGCCGCATCGATCGTGCTGCTGCTTGGGGCACTGGCGTTTTCCCCTGCCCACTCTCCCGAATTGCAGGCGCAGAAAAAGACCGAGCAGCAGGACGAGCGCAAGAAACCGGTCAAACCTGAGTTGGGGTCCAAATCCCCGCAGGAGAATCCACAGAAGGGGTACAAGATCGGCGTCAATGTCGAACTTGTTGTGGTACACACTACCATCACGGACAAAAAAGGCCAGTTCGTAAGCGGGCTCAAAAAGGAGAACTTCAAGGTTTTTGAAGACAATGTGAATCAGAACATCGTGTCGTTTTCTCAGGAAGACGTGCCTCTGAGCCTGGGAATCGTCATCGACACCAGCGGCAGCATGCGGAACAAATTCGACAACGTGATCAAGGCCGCGCTTGCGTTTATACGCGCCAGCAATCCCAACGACGAGGAGTTTCTGATCGGCTTTAACAACGAGGTCGAACTTCTCGAGGACTACACCAACGACATCGACCTGATCACCGACGATCTGAACAACACCGTCGTGACCGGCGGCACGGCTCTCTGGGACGCAATTTACCTTGCGGTCCAAAAAGCTCAGGGCGGATCCAAACCCAAAAAAGCGGTCATCGTCATTACCGACGGGGAGGATCAAGACAGTTACTACAAGCTTGATGAAATGATTGCCAAGGTTCAGGAATCCGATGTCCAGGTCTATGGCATCGGATTCTTGAACGAGACTCCGGATAAGGGCCTGTTTGGCCATTGGACGAAATCCGCGCCGGAAAAGGCGCATGATGCGCTGCAGAGGATCTCCGACGAAACCGGCGCCAAGGCCTTTTTCCCCAAGGATGTGAGCGAGATCCACGCCATCGTTTCGGAAATCGCGTTCGAGCTGCGGAACCAGTACAGCATCGGTTACACCTCCTCCAATGCCGCCCATGATGGGACCTGGCGGCGCATCAGGGTCACCCTCGACGCCCCTGCCTCGAGCGGGTTGCGCGTGCGCTATCGCCTGGGCTATTTCTCCCCCAAACCCGCAGCTCCCGGCAAATAGCCGTCGGCCGCATCCAACTCTGCAACCACGAAATACACGGCGCGGAGTATCCGCAACCTGGAGCCTCAACGTAGAGGACGCAGAGGATTCTCGCTTCTGCAGGACCTATCTCTGCGCTCTCTGCGTCCTCTGCGTTGATCTTTTGCTTTTCTTGCCTAGATGGCAAGGATCTGCAGGTAAGTAGTAGGAAGCGCACGAAAACCGCCTTCGTGTTTCAGGTATTTCGTTGTTCCCTCGAATCTCCTGGCAATCGCGCATGGGCCTTCCTATAATGAGCGACGCTTGTCGTCAATCGGGGATGGAGGGCGTCATGTTCTTGGATCTCGCAAACGTTGCTGAGCCCAGTTTTCCCATCTCTCTGGTTCCGGCACTGATATCCGCCATTGCCGGCCTTGCGGCCTCTTCGTCGTCGCAGCCCAGCCGGGCCACTCAGGACCAATGGGCGGTTTTTCGCACGATTTCCTCCATCGTGAACCGATCTGCAGATCTGGATAGCACCCTGGCATCCTCTTTGGATGAGATCCTGAGGACCGCGGGCATGGAGGCCGGTGGCTTTCGCTTGAGTGCCGCCCCCGATGCGGCGGCTTTCGCCGTATATCGAGGGCTTGGCAAAGAAGTCGTGGCGGAGCTTGGAAACGCCCAGG harbors:
- a CDS encoding VWA domain-containing protein, whose translation is MRSLALTWGEAIVVNRNAAAMAAISVLVLLYSGTAIQGQQAPKKWQAPTFRVGVETVFVKVSVSDPLNRFVTGLEKDNFKIYEDKVQQTIDYFTQEPAPVSVGIVFDVSGSMKDNNNIQKAKNAIVRFLETGNPEDEYALITFNERTSLVQNFTHQSSTVRSEIALKQAGGRTAVYDAVYMGLDQIKAGKNEKKALILITDGEDNSSRYSISEVREFAKESDVQIYAVGEQGMLGYGRSLIQGIVSLTGGRAFFPNNFNELDYYIDLIHAELRNQYVLGYSPSNKVHDGKWRKIQVKLDPPPGLPKLSVHAKEGYNAPKN
- a CDS encoding VWA domain-containing protein: MPPRIDARSCVLAAASIVLLLGALAFSPAHSPELQAQKKTEQQDERKKPVKPELGSKSPQENPQKGYKIGVNVELVVVHTTITDKKGQFVSGLKKENFKVFEDNVNQNIVSFSQEDVPLSLGIVIDTSGSMRNKFDNVIKAALAFIRASNPNDEEFLIGFNNEVELLEDYTNDIDLITDDLNNTVVTGGTALWDAIYLAVQKAQGGSKPKKAVIVITDGEDQDSYYKLDEMIAKVQESDVQVYGIGFLNETPDKGLFGHWTKSAPEKAHDALQRISDETGAKAFFPKDVSEIHAIVSEIAFELRNQYSIGYTSSNAAHDGTWRRIRVTLDAPASSGLRVRYRLGYFSPKPAAPGK